A window of Puntigrus tetrazona isolate hp1 chromosome 11, ASM1883169v1, whole genome shotgun sequence contains these coding sequences:
- the cdk18 gene encoding cyclin-dependent kinase 18 isoform X1, translating to MNKMKNFKRRFSLSVPRTETIEENEFTEQINQLNIRCNDGVVPNSLGLHSLQPSPVAPDSQAQSPTQLQYRNKVQHRRFSMEDVTKRMSLPMDIRLPPEFLKKLQMESPPPCKPLSRMSRRASLSDIGFGKLETYVKLGKLGEGTYATVFKGRSKLTENLVALKEIRLEHEEGAPCTAIREVSLLKNLKHANIVTLHDIIHTDRCLTLVFEYLDSDLKQYLDNCGNLMSMHNVKIFMFQLLRGLSYCHKRKILHRDLKPQNLLINDKGELKLADFGLARAKSVPTKTYSNEVVTLWYRPPDVLLGSTEYSTPIDMWGVGCILYEMATGRPMFPGSTVKEELHLIFRLMGTPTEETWPGITANEEFKSYLFPQYRAQALINHVPRLDTEGIDLLTALLLYDTKLRISAESSLKHSYFLTLGENIHSIPDTSSVFSLREIQLQKDPGHKSSVFQPPGRGKNRRQSIF from the exons GTGTGGTGCCCAATAGTCTGGGTTTACACAGCCTGCAGCCCAGTCCAGTGGCTCCAGACAGCCAGGCTCAATCTCCCACCCAACTGCAGTACCGCAACAAAGTCCAGCACCGCCGTTTCTCCATGGAG GATGTAACTAAGAGGATGTCTCTGCCCATGGATATTCGTCTGCCGCCAGAGTTTCTGAAGAAGCTGCAGATGGAAAGCCCTCCGCCGTGCAAACCTCTCAGCCGCATGTCCAGAAGAGCCTCGCTG TCGGACATCGGCTTCGGGAAACTGGAGACCTACGTGAAGTTGGGCAAACTAGGAGag GGCACATACGCAACGGTGTTCAAAGGCCGCAGCAAACTCACAGAAAACCTGGTGGCCCTGAAAGAGATTCGTCTGGAGCACGAAGAGGGCGCCCCGTGCACGGCCATACGGGAAG TGTCGCTCCTGAAGAACCTGAAGCACGCCAACATCGTAACGCTGCATGACATCATCCACACGGACCGATGTCTCACCCTCGTCTTCGAGTATCTG GACAGTGACTTGAAGCAGTACCTCGACAACTGTGGAAACCTAATGAGCATGCACAATGTGAAG ATATTTATGTTCCAGCTTCTTCGTGGTTTATCATATTGTCATAAGAGGAAGATTCTCCACCGGGACCTGAAGCCTCAGAATCTGCTCATTAATGACAAAGGAGAACTCAAACTGGCAGACTTTG GTTTGGCCAGAGCGAAATCAGTCCCAACAAAAACCTATTCGAATGAGGTTGTGACCTTGTGGTATCGACCTCCTGATGTCCTGCTGGGTTCTACGGAGTACTCCACACCGATAGACATGTG GGGCGTGGGCTGTATCCTGTACGAAATGGCGACGGGTCGCCCCATGTTTCCCGGATCCACTGTCAAAGAGGAACTACACCTGATATTTCGCCTCATGG GCACCCCAACTGAGGAGACCTGGCCCGGAATCACAGCTAATGAGGAATTCAAATCCTACCTGTTTCCTCAGTACAGAGCACAAGCGCTCATTAATCATGTGCCCAG gcttgaCACAGAGGGAATAGATCTTCTTACTGCTCTATTGCTG tACGACACCAAGCTCAGGATTTCAGCCGAATCGTCTCTGAAACACTCTTACTTCCTGACTCTGGGCGAGAACATCCACTCCATACCTGACA CCTCATCAGTGTTTTCACTGAGGGAGATCCAGCTACAGAAGGATCCGGGACACAAGAGCTCAGTATTTCAGCCACCGG GTCGAGGCAAGAACCGCAGACAAAGCATCTTCTGA
- the cdk18 gene encoding cyclin-dependent kinase 18 isoform X2 — translation MEDVTKRMSLPMDIRLPPEFLKKLQMESPPPCKPLSRMSRRASLSDIGFGKLETYVKLGKLGEGTYATVFKGRSKLTENLVALKEIRLEHEEGAPCTAIREVSLLKNLKHANIVTLHDIIHTDRCLTLVFEYLDSDLKQYLDNCGNLMSMHNVKIFMFQLLRGLSYCHKRKILHRDLKPQNLLINDKGELKLADFGLARAKSVPTKTYSNEVVTLWYRPPDVLLGSTEYSTPIDMWGVGCILYEMATGRPMFPGSTVKEELHLIFRLMGTPTEETWPGITANEEFKSYLFPQYRAQALINHVPRLDTEGIDLLTALLLYDTKLRISAESSLKHSYFLTLGENIHSIPDTSSVFSLREIQLQKDPGHKSSVFQPPGRGKNRRQSIF, via the exons ATGGAG GATGTAACTAAGAGGATGTCTCTGCCCATGGATATTCGTCTGCCGCCAGAGTTTCTGAAGAAGCTGCAGATGGAAAGCCCTCCGCCGTGCAAACCTCTCAGCCGCATGTCCAGAAGAGCCTCGCTG TCGGACATCGGCTTCGGGAAACTGGAGACCTACGTGAAGTTGGGCAAACTAGGAGag GGCACATACGCAACGGTGTTCAAAGGCCGCAGCAAACTCACAGAAAACCTGGTGGCCCTGAAAGAGATTCGTCTGGAGCACGAAGAGGGCGCCCCGTGCACGGCCATACGGGAAG TGTCGCTCCTGAAGAACCTGAAGCACGCCAACATCGTAACGCTGCATGACATCATCCACACGGACCGATGTCTCACCCTCGTCTTCGAGTATCTG GACAGTGACTTGAAGCAGTACCTCGACAACTGTGGAAACCTAATGAGCATGCACAATGTGAAG ATATTTATGTTCCAGCTTCTTCGTGGTTTATCATATTGTCATAAGAGGAAGATTCTCCACCGGGACCTGAAGCCTCAGAATCTGCTCATTAATGACAAAGGAGAACTCAAACTGGCAGACTTTG GTTTGGCCAGAGCGAAATCAGTCCCAACAAAAACCTATTCGAATGAGGTTGTGACCTTGTGGTATCGACCTCCTGATGTCCTGCTGGGTTCTACGGAGTACTCCACACCGATAGACATGTG GGGCGTGGGCTGTATCCTGTACGAAATGGCGACGGGTCGCCCCATGTTTCCCGGATCCACTGTCAAAGAGGAACTACACCTGATATTTCGCCTCATGG GCACCCCAACTGAGGAGACCTGGCCCGGAATCACAGCTAATGAGGAATTCAAATCCTACCTGTTTCCTCAGTACAGAGCACAAGCGCTCATTAATCATGTGCCCAG gcttgaCACAGAGGGAATAGATCTTCTTACTGCTCTATTGCTG tACGACACCAAGCTCAGGATTTCAGCCGAATCGTCTCTGAAACACTCTTACTTCCTGACTCTGGGCGAGAACATCCACTCCATACCTGACA CCTCATCAGTGTTTTCACTGAGGGAGATCCAGCTACAGAAGGATCCGGGACACAAGAGCTCAGTATTTCAGCCACCGG GTCGAGGCAAGAACCGCAGACAAAGCATCTTCTGA